The following is a genomic window from Desulforhopalus sp..
GGATCTTCACGGCGATAAAGTTGCGCGGATTAATGCGCAGTGCGGTGGTGGCCTCTTTGCCGGCATCGGCGCTGCTGCCCTTGACCAGATGGATTTGAGCGGCGAGGGTGTGGTAACGATCGTTTGCCGGATTGTTTTGCAAAGCGAGTTCAATGGCATTTTGCGCCAACTCTATTTTCCCGATACGCAAGTGAGTCAGGGCTGAGAAATAAAACGGGTCTGCCCATTTGGGGTAATCGGTCATAAGGGGGGTAAGGACTTGGATTGCCTCTTCGTTTTTCCCATCCTTGATGAGAAAGCGTGCTTTAAGCAGGTTAGCCCCGCCATTGGCCGGGTTGGATGCCAGTATGGCGTCGATTATCGCCTTAGCTTCAGTGAACTTCTGCAAATCGAATTGCAACTCGGCTAGGCTTACCTGAATTGGCAGTTCTTTTGAAAATGCGGCAACCGCGTCTTTCAGGCATTGTTCGGCCTTGTCGAACTGCTGGGTGTTTTTGTAAAACTCGGCGAGGGTCAAGCGAAGCTGTGCCGATTCCTTCTGCAGCTCGATTGCCTGCAAAATGGCCTTTTCAGCCTTTTCCAGGTCACCGGATTTTTGATACATCCCAGCCAGTAAAAGGTGCAGTTGGGCATTTTCCGGAAACTTCGCTTGCATCGTTGCCAGGAGTTGCTGGGCGGCCGGTTGATCCTTGCGCTGCTCGTGGAGCATCAAAAGGGTCTGATAATTGCTGAAATTATCAGGACTGAGTTCTATGGCCCTGTTAAACTCCTTTCCGGCCTCGTCCCATTTTTGTTCCGCCGCCAGGATGCGTCCCTTGATATTATGTAATTTGTCGCTTTCCTGGGTATTTTTCAGGGCCTTGTCGATGGCCTCATTGGCCTTCGCAACATTGCCGTCGATCAATTCGAGATTAGCGAGAAGGGCAAGGGCATCACGGTATTCGGGATCGGAGGCCAGCACCTGTTCGACATACTTGCGGCTTTCAACCTTGTTGCGGGACAGGAAGTAGAATTCAGCGACCTTTACCGCTGCATCGAAATTTTTCGGATCAAGGCTTGCGGTCCGCTGCAACTCGGCAAAGGCCGTCCGGGCATCGCCGCTCTTGAGGTGTAGTAACCCGAGCTGGTATCTGGCGTCGGCGAATTTGCCATCGAGCTGAATGGCATTTTTTAGCTCGATAATAGCCGCCTTATCGTCAGCCTTCTTGATGTATTCGAGGGCCTTTAAATAATGCTTTTCCTTTTTCTGGTTGTCATCGGAGCAGGCAGGTACTGAACAGAAAAAGATCAGTAAGAATACGATATTAAAAAGACGGTTGGAAATCATGGGGGACCTTATGAAAGGAGAGGATGGGAAATAAGTTCAACAGTAATGTCAAGCCGCGACAAATTGAGGTCAGTGAAGGCACTCTAGACAGAAAACCATAAAGGCAAGTATCCTTCTTGAAGAATAAAGTTAAATAGACTGCTGATAGTCTATATAAAATTACGAAGATTTCCTATTCATTTTTCCCACGTTCTCCATAAACAGTTTATGGGTACAGCGAAGGTAACCAAGTTTGTGGCTGGTCGATCGGATTGCCCAAAATGGCTTAGTAGTGGCAAACTTGCAGTGATAGGGATATGTGTTATAGTCAAGGCCGTAAACACTAAAGAAGACTAATTCATGTGGATGAAACTTCAGACGATATTATTCGAATGCGCAAGGTAAAAATGGGGTAGCTTGTCTCCCGCGCCACACGAATACTATTGCTAGGTGGCTTTAAAAAGCGAGGGATTATTTTCCTGGCGAAGAAGAGGAGATTTCCTCTCATGGCCGAAATGAGGGTTTAATATGAAAAATAGAGAGTTGTCTGAGAAAGAGTTAGATCAAATTACCCACGAGATCGGGGTGTGGGTAAGGCTTCAGTCAAAAGAGTTAAAAGATAAAGTTAAGGAAAACTTACAGCAGGAACTTCAGGCTGTACGGAATCGCCAACTTACCCTGCGTACGAGCAGGACATGAAAAAGCCAAAACTCATCGTTATTGCGGGTCCCAATGGATCGGGCAAAGGAGTGCGGTTTCTTTATACGTTTTTTCTTCATCGGCACCGACGACCCGGAAATTAATGCCGCCCATGTGGCAAGGAGAGTTATGGCCGGTGGCCACGATGTTCCAATAAGCAAGATTATTTCCAGATATTATAGATCAATGGCTAATTGTGCATTTGGGCTTACACTAGCTGATCGTGGCTATGTTTATGACAATTCAGTCAATGATGAGGAATTGAAGAAATTGTTCCGAACCAAAAACGGCGAGGTATTTAAGTGCTACCCGGATTGTATTCGGCATGAGTGGGCAACTATGATTCGAGATACATTGTGTTAGATGGCTGATGACTGTGCTCTATGGAGAAGCAATGAATACACTGGCAAAAGTACAGAGTAATTGAATAGTTCGATACCTAGTTGAGGGGATATATGCCGATATCTAAGATTTTGTTACTCTGGGTGGCTCTTGCCGTCTCTTCTGTTGACTTCGCTTGGGCGGCCCAGTCGACGGCGGATGTTCCGGTCACCGAGAAGTCCATGGCCGATGCCCGTGAGAAGGTGCTGGGCAAATCCTCGTCGCTGCCTTCTGAAGAACAATATGTCATAGGCCACGGGGATGTGCTGTACGTCCAGATTTATGGTGAGGGAGATATGGCCCCCTTTGCTGTTCCTGCCGGAACAGCAGGCAAGGGCGAGCAGAATGAAGATTCTCCAAGGGCCGGTGCCTCGGGGGTGCAGGTGCGGATTGACGGCCGGATTTCGCTCAAGCATATCGGCGATGTTGACGCCGTCGGCTTTACCCCGACCCAGCTGGCTGACTACCTGAAAGAGCTGTATACATCCGTGTTTTCTGATCCTATCGTGTCCGTGGTACTGGTACAAGGGAACAGCAAGCGGTACACGGTCATGGGTAAGGTTGCTAAACCAGGGGTGTACTTTCTTGACTATCCAATAAACATCGTGCAGGTCATTGCCCGGTGCGGCGGCTTCAGCGAGTGGGCGAAAAAGGACATAACCCTGGTGCGCAAGGGGCCGAAAAAGAATAAGCAGCTCTTCAAGGGAAACACCCTCAACTTTGATTACGGGGATTTACTTGAAGGTGAGGATCTCGACAAGAACCTGCCCATTGAAGCCGACGATATCATAATCGTCGATTAGTCAGAGAGACTATGCAAGAAGGTGCGTCGTCACGAGGATCGGTGGGCCATCTCTCCGCCGTCTTTACATCTTGCCTTGCTACCGGGATTGTTATGTGGGCGTCTCTGACCTTGGCCCGGGACATAAAGGTGAGCGGTGGTTTGACGACCAGCTATGAATACAGTGACCGGCAGTATGATAAAGAAGATGGAAGTGACACCGAGGAATCCACGGGCGAGCGGGCATCAAGCACCACCGCCGCAAATTCCGCAGGCGACTATAACCGCTTGCGGATGTCGCCGATGATAGCCGTGTCATCGGTCTCGGCTCGCGATGATCTTGTCTTGCGCTATCTGCCGAGCTTTCGTTACGACATGGCAAACTATGACCATGATATCGACCACGATCTGACGGCGACACTCAAACGGGCAATAAGCTCCAACTGGGCGCTCAAGCTCAATGAACGCTATCTTTTGACCGACAAGACCGCTGATGCTACTGCAACTGCGGTAGCCGATGATACCGCGCGACTCTCCGACACCGCTGAGCGCCGACGCTACTGGACCAACGACCTTGGGTTTGTTTCTGATTATACCTATGGGCAGGACCGCCTTCTGTCCCTTGGCTATTCCCTCGGTAACCTCCGGCACATTGATGCCGACCCAGACGGCAATCTGGAGGATTATGATCGTCATGCCGCCACGCTGACGGCTGGCCATCGCTTCGATGCCGTGTGGGCTGTCAATGTTGCGGGGGGCTATGTCCGCGGCCTGTATGACGCTATTCGGCAAGATACTGAGCAAGAAGAGGCCGTTGAAGCGCTGCAGGACCGCAATCTGCATGAGTATCATGGCTCAATGGTTGTTGATTCCCGCATCATCGACCATCACCCTTTGAGCCTTACCTATAACTACCTTGGGGTAGTTTATGACGCCGCCGATCGTGACAACCTCGCCCTGCATGACCTGACCGGTGGCTGGCAATGGGATATTGCTAAGAATTTCACCCTGAACCTTGGTACTGGGCCATCCGTGCAGGTGACCGAGGGCCAGAGCGGGGAATGGGGCTACAATGCCAACGCCAAGGTGAAGTACGCCCTGGAACGGGGCGCCTTCCTCCTCAGTGCCAATCGTGGTTTTGAGGTGCAGAACTTTACGGGTGCCGAAGAGAGCGGAAGGCGGGAATTCTGGCAATCGCGCTTTGACTTCAATTACCAAGTATTGCAGAATGTCCAGTTTGCTCTGTTTACCCTCTATCGCAACGAGGACCTGGAGGAGGTTACCGCCCAATATCTCGCCGAGGGCCAGTCCGAGGCTTCTTCCGGGGAGGAAAACAGCATCGTCACCGAGACCGATACCATCAAACGCCGGCGTCTGAGTACCGGATCCAGCCTGGGATACAGGTTCGCTCAGTGGTATACAATGAAATTAACCTATGACTATTTGCGCCAGGACTCGGACAAGGAGAACGACAGTTTTGATGAACACCGGCTTATACTGTCTCTGGCTGCTGAGATGGAGCTGTTTACCTGGTGAACCACCGCATTGTTCAGGGGACGACTACCTTACGGCTTGGCATGAGGTGAATACAACATAAAAATGCTGGACAACAAACAAGCATGACAAACAACATCAGAGTATTCGCCATCTTGGCGCTGTTTGCGGCTACCTGGTTTATGCTGCGGACGACCTCGGCAGTGACGCCGGTGCCGATCAAGAAAAGTCTCGCCAACTTTCCCCATCAGGTCGGGGAATACCATCTTGCCAAGACCTTTCAGTCTTCCGCCGAAGTGCTCAACATGCTGGGAGTGGACGATTACCTGCAATACAACTATGTCGATGATGCCGGCTCGCGGATAAACCTCTATGTCGGGTACTATACGGCAGTCGGGGTCAGTGGGGCGTATCACTCCCCGAAGAACTGCCTGCCCGGCGGCGGCTGGGGTATCGACGGGGTGAAAAATGTTGAACTGGCGGCCGGAGGCAAAGGCGAAGGCAGGGCTACCGTTTCGCAGATGCTTATCAGAAATGGCGGAGAGTATCAGATTGTCATGTATTGGTACCAGAACCGGGGACGGATAATCGCCTCGGAATACTGGGAGAAGATCTATCTGGTTCTTGATGCGATGCTTCTGCAGCGCAGGGACGGCACCTTCGTGCGGATCATGTCGACGGTACCGGATAAACAGATCGAAGCGACAGAGGCCCGATTAAAGCAATTTGCCGAGAAGACCATGGCGCTTCTCGAAGAGCATCTGCCGGGGAGACAGCTATGAGCGAGTCGCAATCTGCGTGGGGAAGACGGGAAACCCTTTCCTGCCTGATCATACTGGCTGCCCTGCTGGCCCTGTATTTCCCCTTCTTGAAAAAATTGGCGGTTGACTGGGGAACAAACGACGACTACTCCCATGGGTATTTCATCCCTGTTCTGACCGGATATTTTATATACACATTGCGCGATGAGCTTCGCCGCCTGGTCATTAAACCGAATACCTACGGTCTGCTTGCTGTCGTTGCCGGGCTCTGCCAATTGATCGTTGCCAAAATCGGCTCCGAGTATTTCCTGCAAAGGACCTCGCTGATAATAGTACTCCTCGGGCTGGTGCTCTTTTTCCTCGGATACCAGTATCTGAAGATGCTCTTTCTCCCGGTCGCCTACCTCATCTTTATGGTGCCTCTGCCGGTAATTATCTGGAACAAGTTGGCTTTCCCCATGCAGCTCTTTGCCTCGGCTATCACCGAAAAGGTTGTTTACCTGCTGGGTATCCCCATCTACCGTGAGGGCAATGTCCTTCACCTCGCCCAAACCACCCTTGAGGTTGTCGCCGCCTGTTCTGGACTGAGGTCCCTCGTTACCCTGTTTGCCTTGAGCGGCGCCTTGGCGATCCTCTCAGCCTTGCCTAAATCAAAAAAGCTTATTCTCTTTTTAGCCGCAGCCCCCATTGCCATCTTTGCCAATATCTGTAGACTGACATTTACGGCGATCCTGGCAACGAAGATTGGCTCGGATGCCGCCCAGGGTTTTCTCCATGAGTTTTCCGGGATGGTGGTGTTTTTTCTTGGGTTGGGAATGTTGGTGGCCGTTAACGCTGTGCTTGGCAAAAAAAGACCTCAAGTGCAGTGAAAACCCCGGTCGAAAGTAGCTGTTGCATCTTCTTCGAAACAGCTTCGAGTTCGTTCGAGAGCAATGGTGGCTTTGCTGCTTCATTATTTAGTCTTAATTAAGTCACTATAATGAAAAAACGTTTTGTTCTTGGCATTTGCGGTGGGTCCGGGTCTGGAAAAACATATATTGTAAATAAAATTGTACAGCAGCTTCCCCATGGAAGCGTTTCAGTCCTTGATCAAGATTCTTATTACAAGGATCTTTCAGATTTACCGGAAAACGTGAGAGAGTTGGTAGACTTTGATTTGCCTGACTCAATAGAGATCGACTTGTTTGCCAGGGATCTTAACAGCCTGGCGACTGGCTATCCTATTCAAAAGCCACAGTATGATTTTACCACTCACACAAGAAAGCATAGGACTGTACCAGTCGCATCATCGCCCATAATCATCATTGAAGGTCTTCATGTCTTGTATCACGAGCAATTGCTCGAAGTTATTGATCACAAAGTCTATCTGGATGTGGATATGGACATTCGTTTTATACGCAGGCTGGTTCGCGATGTAAGAGAACGTGGCCGCAGCGTAGATGGTGTCGTCCGGCAATATCTAGACTCAGTACGACCGATGGATGTTCGGTATGTCCAACCAAGCAAAGAAAAATCGCACATGACGATTACAGAAGAAAATTTTGATAGCATGTTCTTGGGGCTGATGGAGCTGCTGCTAGGAAAGTTGAAGGTAATCATATGACCAAATCCAGCCGTTTTGTATTCCCCATATTGCTTGCAGCATTTTTCTTAGTATGCGTTTTGAGAAATTCATACTGCTGGCCGATAGATTCGAATATGAAGGAGAAGACCGCTTCTAATAGGTCAATAATTCAGAAAAGTTTGAAAGTCCAAGCCTGGAAAGGCAAGGGCGGCGGTGGAGCAACCAGTGAATTTGAAAAATTAACATCTGACCAGGTTTTGTTTGCTGAAAGCACTGAAGATGATTCGCAAACTGTTATCGTGACCGACAAAATTGATTTTCAGCTCCGATCGCAACACTACTATGCCCTCAAGGTCGAAGTTCTTTCCAGCTCTGTTGAAAACTATTTTGACTTTATTACTGCCTTACGCCTTGGCAGTAATAAAGATGTTCATCAGCAGTACACAGGAGGGACAGAAAATTGGGAAACACTGACACTGCTCATTAATCCGTTGGAGGATGAAACTCCGAAATACATAGCGCTTAGATTGAATGGAAAGGGGAAGATCTACGCAAAACCCTTCTATTTAACTGAATTAACGAAAGAGGAGTTTGAACAGAGTAAGGGATTGTTGGCCGATCAAATTAAAAATCGCGGCTCAAAACGTTTGGAGAAGGTCTTCTTACCGTATGTGCCCTCCCTGCCTCTGCCGGAAGACGATGCACCTCTCCAGTTCAGGATTTGGGGGATGCAGGAGGATCAGTTCCCTCCTCCGCCAATTGGCTGGCGGCAGGTACCGATGGAGCGAGCGGAAATCGAACATTCGTTGGTTCCCCGCCTTAAAGACACAGGCTATCTTCTTTACACAAGACCAGCTGTAACTCCGGTCTATCTCGAGTCGGTACCCAAAGAAAAGGAGTTGATAACCAACCTCAATGTTCAGGCTACGCCAGGGGAATACGAACCGGTGACATTTTCGGTTTATGCCGCCAAGGACTTAGAAGGGATTCGGGTTAGCATAACTGATCTCAAGTCAGCTGATGGCGAGGTCATTGATAAAAAAAACGTTGATATCCGAACGGTAAATTTTATCCGCAAAATCAAAAATAAAGAAAAGAAAACCTATTATATGATGCCACTTACTCTCGGTAAGGGGCCGGATTGGATAGGCGAAAAAACCTCACGCCGATATTGGCTGACTGTCTATGTGCCACCGACCGCAAGAGCGGCATCATATCGTGGAGCAATTCATTTTGAAGGAAAGAATTTCCAAAAGGCAACAATACCGGTTGCAATGGATGTCATGCCTTTCACTCTCCTTGACCCTCCTGTCGTTCGTTTTATGTGGAGTGCACCCAGTGCCATTACTGAGGCAAACGAGCTCAAGATGTACCAGGACCTTGCCGAGCATGGGATGACGTCTATGTTGATCCACGGTGAAGTGAAAACAAGAGATCAACATGTAGGCCCTGAAGATATTGATCATATTATCAAGAATATTGAGAAGCATCTCGGGTATTATCACAGAGTGGGTTTTAGGGACAATCCAATCGGCGGAATTACTGGTCACCAGATTACCCATTACTGGGACAAGGACATTAAATGGTTCAAGTATTGGCCTATCACTCGGGAGTTGGATGACGAATTTCTAGAAACATATAGAAAGGTATATATTGATAACCAATCAAGCAGTAAATGGCCGGAATTTTATCATTATATTGCTGATGAGCCTGGGGGCATGAGGCCCGAAAACATTGACCCGACGGCGCATTATCTTGAAATCTTCAAAAAAAAATATCCTGCTCTTAAAACCTTTGTCACTATTGGAGGAGGACTGAAACGTGGTTATGACGAGGTCGGTAA
Proteins encoded in this region:
- a CDS encoding tetratricopeptide repeat protein; translation: MISNRLFNIVFLLIFFCSVPACSDDNQKKEKHYLKALEYIKKADDKAAIIELKNAIQLDGKFADARYQLGLLHLKSGDARTAFAELQRTASLDPKNFDAAVKVAEFYFLSRNKVESRKYVEQVLASDPEYRDALALLANLELIDGNVAKANEAIDKALKNTQESDKLHNIKGRILAAEQKWDEAGKEFNRAIELSPDNFSNYQTLLMLHEQRKDQPAAQQLLATMQAKFPENAQLHLLLAGMYQKSGDLEKAEKAILQAIELQKESAQLRLTLAEFYKNTQQFDKAEQCLKDAVAAFSKELPIQVSLAELQFDLQKFTEAKAIIDAILASNPANGGANLLKARFLIKDGKNEEAIQVLTPLMTDYPKWADPFYFSALTHLRIGKIELAQNAIELALQNNPANDRYHTLAAQIHLVKGSSADAGKEATTALRINPRNFIAVKILVQSFVQGKEFEKAIKVVESIDSKVVAADAELLGTSGMAYLGMKNTEKAKQTFTSLLALVPDNPRALGILAALTTGNDLNKAIAFVKNHINSHPAGGHYLLLGDLYRKNKNLNEALQAFEKAQELSPENPQGYILRAQLLHAMGKTEETIAQFNELLQNQPNSVSALMGLATAYESLERYADAKAKYQRALELQPNLPAAANNLAWLIASEANGDLGEALRLAMQAKQALPDQSNIADTLGWVHYKRNSYGLAITQFKQALETHPDDPAIRYHLALAQYAQGEKQQAMDLLEQVLASDIAFKEREEAKAALKSWKQ
- a CDS encoding polysaccharide biosynthesis/export family protein; translated protein: MPISKILLLWVALAVSSVDFAWAAQSTADVPVTEKSMADAREKVLGKSSSLPSEEQYVIGHGDVLYVQIYGEGDMAPFAVPAGTAGKGEQNEDSPRAGASGVQVRIDGRISLKHIGDVDAVGFTPTQLADYLKELYTSVFSDPIVSVVLVQGNSKRYTVMGKVAKPGVYFLDYPINIVQVIARCGGFSEWAKKDITLVRKGPKKNKQLFKGNTLNFDYGDLLEGEDLDKNLPIEADDIIIVD
- a CDS encoding EpsI family protein; this encodes MTNNIRVFAILALFAATWFMLRTTSAVTPVPIKKSLANFPHQVGEYHLAKTFQSSAEVLNMLGVDDYLQYNYVDDAGSRINLYVGYYTAVGVSGAYHSPKNCLPGGGWGIDGVKNVELAAGGKGEGRATVSQMLIRNGGEYQIVMYWYQNRGRIIASEYWEKIYLVLDAMLLQRRDGTFVRIMSTVPDKQIEATEARLKQFAEKTMALLEEHLPGRQL
- a CDS encoding exosortase/archaeosortase family protein; amino-acid sequence: MSESQSAWGRRETLSCLIILAALLALYFPFLKKLAVDWGTNDDYSHGYFIPVLTGYFIYTLRDELRRLVIKPNTYGLLAVVAGLCQLIVAKIGSEYFLQRTSLIIVLLGLVLFFLGYQYLKMLFLPVAYLIFMVPLPVIIWNKLAFPMQLFASAITEKVVYLLGIPIYREGNVLHLAQTTLEVVAACSGLRSLVTLFALSGALAILSALPKSKKLILFLAAAPIAIFANICRLTFTAILATKIGSDAAQGFLHEFSGMVVFFLGLGMLVAVNAVLGKKRPQVQ
- the udk gene encoding uridine kinase, which translates into the protein MKKRFVLGICGGSGSGKTYIVNKIVQQLPHGSVSVLDQDSYYKDLSDLPENVRELVDFDLPDSIEIDLFARDLNSLATGYPIQKPQYDFTTHTRKHRTVPVASSPIIIIEGLHVLYHEQLLEVIDHKVYLDVDMDIRFIRRLVRDVRERGRSVDGVVRQYLDSVRPMDVRYVQPSKEKSHMTITEENFDSMFLGLMELLLGKLKVII
- a CDS encoding DUF6067 family protein yields the protein MTKSSRFVFPILLAAFFLVCVLRNSYCWPIDSNMKEKTASNRSIIQKSLKVQAWKGKGGGGATSEFEKLTSDQVLFAESTEDDSQTVIVTDKIDFQLRSQHYYALKVEVLSSSVENYFDFITALRLGSNKDVHQQYTGGTENWETLTLLINPLEDETPKYIALRLNGKGKIYAKPFYLTELTKEEFEQSKGLLADQIKNRGSKRLEKVFLPYVPSLPLPEDDAPLQFRIWGMQEDQFPPPPIGWRQVPMERAEIEHSLVPRLKDTGYLLYTRPAVTPVYLESVPKEKELITNLNVQATPGEYEPVTFSVYAAKDLEGIRVSITDLKSADGEVIDKKNVDIRTVNFIRKIKNKEKKTYYMMPLTLGKGPDWIGEKTSRRYWLTVYVPPTARAASYRGAIHFEGKNFQKATIPVAMDVMPFTLLDPPVVRFMWSAPSAITEANELKMYQDLAEHGMTSMLIHGEVKTRDQHVGPEDIDHIIKNIEKHLGYYHRVGFRDNPIGGITGHQITHYWDKDIKWFKYWPITRELDDEFLETYRKVYIDNQSSSKWPEFYHYIADEPGGMRPENIDPTAHYLEIFKKKYPALKTFVTIGGGLKRGYDEVGKLTPNLDVTCTNYFTKEVVGRIEKYKSDYWVYNGASLNEQPIKERFFYGWYFWKTGAKGGGQWVYSWRGNPFSQPFRDERQDYALETKTGFLPTVGLEMIREGIDDYRYIYTLSSLLIFTEKTKNSIVFQKVKKKQDETVEKINLNFLRGTDVPESNSVGVSPEELVMFRNETINSILTLINEQKSALSEIRKMNSAQQLDILRKLSERDWFLPPKSQKNSPDLLENIRWGGALSEWKPQFWKGSGKSEYNEKNYQQRKVFKLIITSDGKDDNGAIFLSKPNIILKGRTKYRLSAWLKTDEVSRNAMLYAAVRNGGVADVMSEKMSGTSDWKYVWLEFEPDEDCRAEYFAMRLWGSGVVYVDRIMLQEI